GTTATCGTGACTTGCAATCGCAGGCTGTCACCTTATTTAGAACAAGAGATCCGAGAATTAGGATTTGATATCAAGCGAGCATTCAATACCGGTGTAGAGCTACAAGCGTCTGTAAATGAGTGCATCAAATTAAATTTAAACTTAAGAGTTGCGAGTCAGGTTTTATATGAATTAAAATCATTTAAGGCCAAGAATGCAGATGAGTTATATAAGCAGTTGGTGAGCATTGCCTGGGAGGATTTAATTCCAATTGATGGTTATTTTTCGGTAACATCTAATGTTCACAACGAAACGATTACGACTCCTTTATTTGCGAATGTTAAGGTCAAGGATGCTATTGTTGACCGTATCAAGGACAAGAAGGGTGTTCGTCCGAATTCAGGTCCGGACTTGAACAGGGCAGTTATTCATTTACATTGGATTGAAGAGCGTGCTGAGATTTTTTTGGACACCTCTGGTGAGACATTAGCGAAGCATGGTTATCGGAAACATCCTGGGAAAGCACCTATGTTGGAGGCTTTGGCTTCCGCTACGATTATGGCTACCCAATGGGACGGCAAGAGTCCATTTGTGAATCCGATGTGCGGTTCGGGTACTTTGGCGATTGAAGCTGCATTAATGGCACAGAACCGCAAGCCAGGATTGCAAAGGATGAATTATTCTTTTATGCACTTCATAGGCTATAATGAAGAAGTATTTTTTGAGGAGCGCAGGATTTTGAAGGATATTACTGACAAGACCAACTTACCGCATATCATTGCATCTGATATTTCATCGGAGGCTGTTGAGATAGCGATTTTAAACGCACGTACTGCAGGTGTTGAGCACTTGATTGAGTTTGAGACTTGTGATTTTGCAGAAACTACCGTTCCTGAGGGTGCTGGTGTTATTATGTTCAATCCTGAATATGGGGAGCGATTAGGGACGCACAGCAAACTGGAGCTTACATATGCCCGGATTGGGGATTTCATGAAGAAGAAATGTCAAGGCTACCGCGGATATATTTTTACTGGGAATCCAGATTTAGCGAAGAAAATCGGGCTGAAGGCCTCTAGAAGATTTGAGTTTTTCAATGGAAAACTTGATTGTAGACTTTTACAATACGAATTGTACGATGGCTCAAAAGACAAGTAGCCAAGAATATCACATTCAGCTCACTGCCACTTTCATTGAAGAAAAGTTAAAAGGAGCAGAATCAGGTCATGATTGGTGGCATATTCTTAGGGTATGGAACAATACGAAGTTAATATTGAAGGAGGAAGATGCAGATGCTTATGTTTGCGAACTTACTGCATTATTGCATGATATTGCTGATAGCAAGTTTCATGGCGGCGACGAAAGTATTGGTCCAAAGGTAGCAGGAGAATTTTTAGCATCTATTGATGTAGATGCAGATACAATTGAGCATGTTCAAAACATTATCTTGAACATGTCTTTCAAAGCATCTTTGGGAGAGGTTCACTTTCA
The Sphingobacterium daejeonense genome window above contains:
- a CDS encoding THUMP domain-containing class I SAM-dependent RNA methyltransferase — translated: MAEVFNKQGKVIVTCNRRLSPYLEQEIRELGFDIKRAFNTGVELQASVNECIKLNLNLRVASQVLYELKSFKAKNADELYKQLVSIAWEDLIPIDGYFSVTSNVHNETITTPLFANVKVKDAIVDRIKDKKGVRPNSGPDLNRAVIHLHWIEERAEIFLDTSGETLAKHGYRKHPGKAPMLEALASATIMATQWDGKSPFVNPMCGSGTLAIEAALMAQNRKPGLQRMNYSFMHFIGYNEEVFFEERRILKDITDKTNLPHIIASDISSEAVEIAILNARTAGVEHLIEFETCDFAETTVPEGAGVIMFNPEYGERLGTHSKLELTYARIGDFMKKKCQGYRGYIFTGNPDLAKKIGLKASRRFEFFNGKLDCRLLQYELYDGSKDK
- a CDS encoding HD domain-containing protein, whose amino-acid sequence is MAQKTSSQEYHIQLTATFIEEKLKGAESGHDWWHILRVWNNTKLILKEEDADAYVCELTALLHDIADSKFHGGDESIGPKVAGEFLASIDVDADTIEHVQNIILNMSFKASLGEVHFHSKELEVVQDADRLDAIGAIGIARAFNYGGFKNREIHNPEIPFIENQSKEAYKSTTAPTINHFYEKLLLLKDKMNTPTARKVAAGRHAHMELFLQQFYGEWDGDR